AGATGTAAACATATTGTGAGCAAACAAACCTCATAGGCCCTACTATGTTTTAAATGATGCAAGGAATAAACCACATAAGGTCCAGAGTGTTCAGAGTTCCTGGGATTTGTTCTATATGATACTAAAAATATACAAGTATTGTGCTGGGTATTTTGGCACCTAGTCTTTCTAAATTTCTTACGTATTGGTAAGATTCTGGCATGGAAACAGATTTAATGACATGACTcaatactgcatgatttcagGAAAGGTCAATTGGTACAAATTATAAGCACATATTAATGCTGAACAGCAAGAATTCTTTACTAGTATTCAAATAGGTTGATCATAACCTGAACAGAGACTGCAATTCTGCCAGGCCTGTGGCCTGGTAAAACTGCTTTTCAACACTCCTATGGAAGCTTCATCAGACTTATTCACCAAGTCAACTGGGCTATCTGCTATGTACGACAAATTCCATCATGTCTCAGGTTCCACTTCCAAGCAATGGCATCATGCACCCTGGTTTTACTGAATGCAACAGTTATTTCTATGCCCATTGGAGTCTTTGAAGCGCAGCCGCATTTTAGGACGATACTTCTCCAAGTACAAAAGTTGCTTGCTGTTAAAAGCTCCTTGTCGCTTTTGTCTTATGAACTGTACTGCATCTTCATATTTCATTCCACCTTCAATTAATGCTAGGGCAACAAGCACTGGAGCTCTGCCAAGGCCTACAACACAATGAACAGCAATACAACAACCAGGGTCTTCACAAAACTTAATCTTCACAAGACTTAACCAATCATCAACAATTTGGTTA
The Dama dama isolate Ldn47 chromosome 25, ASM3311817v1, whole genome shotgun sequence genome window above contains:
- the LOC133046502 gene encoding protein tyrosine phosphatase type IVA 1-like, with protein sequence MARMNRPAPVEVTYRNMRFLITHNPTNATLSKFIEELKKYGVTTIVRVCEATYDTTLVEKEGIHVLDWPFDDGTPPSNQIVDDWLSLVKIKFCEDPGCCIAVHCVVGLGRAPVLVALALIEGGMKYEDAVQFIRQKRQGAFNSKQLLYLEKYRPKMRLRFKDSNGHRNNCCIQ